TTGCAAGCTGATTTAACTCTATAACAGAGCCTATATCCATACTTAAAACATCTTTTAAAAGCATTTTTTTGGAGCCGATTCTAACCCTGATAGGCAACCTAACATCCATAATCAGATTGATATTTTGAAGTTCGGTTGGACTTAACTCCATCTTATATTGACCGGCTTTTTCGCCTGCATCAGAGCCTTTTTTGTGATCTTTATTAAAAAAATTAAAAAATGAAAAATCTATGACTACACCGATTTGCTCGCTAATATCTTCGATATTTACATTATAAATATAAATTTTTTCAAAGCTGCTTATATCAAAATTTGAATCTTCATCTATAAAATTTACCTTTGAAATTTCAAAATTTAGCTTTGGCATAGTTTTTTGAGCGCCAAGAGATGTGGCAAAAGCTCCTAAGATATTTGAAAAAACCTCTTTGGTCGCATCCAGATCATCTTCACTTAAGCTCTCATTTCGAGAAATTTCCTCTTCTCCCATCATCCACTCGCCTAAGGCACTCATAAGCACA
This Campylobacter sp. RM16192 DNA region includes the following protein-coding sequences:
- the fliY gene encoding flagellar motor switch protein FliY, whose product is MMNDFFEIFVNECKATIEGLTGKTPEFGTKAEFDAPSQEGMKPPLAVANVNVSGDITAKIMLVATPVLMSALGEWMMGEEEISRNESLSEDDLDATKEVFSNILGAFATSLGAQKTMPKLNFEISKVNFIDEDSNFDISSFEKIYIYNVNIEDISEQIGVVIDFSFFNFFNKDHKKGSDAGEKAGQYKMELSPTELQNINLIMDVRLPIRVRIGSKKMLLKDVLSMDIGSVIELNQLANDPLEILINDKVIALGEVVIVDGNFGIQITEIGSKKERLEQLR